In Hippoglossus stenolepis isolate QCI-W04-F060 chromosome 21, HSTE1.2, whole genome shotgun sequence, one DNA window encodes the following:
- the LOC118100756 gene encoding lymphocyte antigen 6D, translated as MKSVILALLVVLVVGHSEALRCNCGGKTQCSSRIQTCSGSDQVCASIRFNHPATGYFQSCYPAGGCQNLIRSGIGTGSCCSYDLCN; from the exons ATGAAGTCTGTGATCCTCGCTCTTTTGGTGGTGTTGGTTGTCGGCCACA GTGAAGCCTTGAGGTGTAACTGTGGAGGTAAGACTCAGTGTTCAAGCAGAATTCAGACCTGCTCTGGTTCAGACCAAGTCTGTGCCAGCATCAGGTTTAACCACCCTG CTACCGGATACTTCCAGAGTTGCTATCCAGCAGGTGGTTGTCAGAATCTGATACGTTCAGGGATAGGAACCGGGTCCTGCTGCAGCTATGATCTGTGCAACTAA
- the LOC118100888 gene encoding muscarinic toxin 38, with protein MKSVILALLVVLVVGHSEALKCNKCITSHCSRSTETCSGSDQVCIFFRFDPPGNRYFQRCSSAAECQRFMHSRIGTGFCCSSDLCN; from the exons ATGAAGTCTGTGATCCTCGCTCTTTTGGTGGTGTTGGTTGTCGGCCACA GTGAAGCCTTGAAGTGTAACAAGTGCATTACGAGTCACTGTTCACGCAGCACTGAGACCTGCTCTGGTTCAGACCAAGTCTGTATATTCTTTAGGTTTGACCCCCCTG GTAACAGATACTTCCAGAGATGCTCTTCAGCAGCTGAATGTCAAAGATTTATGCATTCAAGGATAGGAACCgggttctgctgcagctctgatctgTGCAACTAA
- the LOC118100966 gene encoding ras-related protein Rab-5C, translating into MAGRGGGASRPNGATAANKICQFKLVLLGESAVGKSSLVLRFVKGQFHEFQESTIGAAFLTQTVCLDDTTVKFEIWDTAGQERYHSLAPMYYRGAQAAIVVYDITNTDTFVRAKNWVKELQRQASPNIVIALAGNKADIANKRAVELQEAQVYADDNSLLFMETSAKTAMNVNEIFMAIAKKLPKNEAQGGAGQGGRTRTGVDLQEAAPQSRSSQCCGGGGGGGN; encoded by the exons ATGGCTGGGCGTGGTGGAGGAGCATCCAGGCCTAATGGCGccacagcagcaaacaaaaTCTGCCAGTTCAAACTGGTGCTGCTGGGGGAGTCGGCGGTGGGCAAGTCCAGCTTAGTGCTGCGTTTCGTCAAAGGCCAGTTCCATGAATTCCAGGAGAGTACCATTGGAG CTGCCTTCCTCACCCAGACGGTCTGTCTGGACGACACCACAGTGAAGTTTGAGATCTGGGACACGGCGGGTCAAGAGCGCTATCACAGCCTGGCTCCAATGTACTACAGAGGAGCACAGGCAGCCATCGTGGTCTACGACATTACCAACACA GATACTTTCGTACGAGCGAAAAACTGggtgaaggagctgcagagacaagcCAGTCCCAACATCGTGATCGCTCTGGCAGGCAACAAGGCGGACATCGCAAATAAGAgagctgtggagctgcag GAGGCACAAGTGTACGCTGATGACAACAGTCTACTCTTCATGGAGACCTCGGCCAAGACTGCCATGAACGTCAATGAAATTTTTATGGCCATTG CTAAGAAGCTACCAAAGAATGAAGCTCAGGGTGGAGCTGGACAAGGTGGACGAACCCGGACGGGAGTGGATCTACAGGAAGCTGCCCCTCAGAGCCGCAGCAGCCAGTGctgtggtggtggcggcggcggcggcaatTAG